A portion of the Acidisarcina polymorpha genome contains these proteins:
- a CDS encoding type II secretion system protein: MSEAWLRWTQKRCVRDGERGSERGLTLVELIVTVAILAIVASAAVPVTRFEVKRAKERELRYDLWQMRDAIDKYKDAADKGAFQTKVDSQNYPPDMETLVTGVDVQGKKLKFLRRIPVDPMTGKAEWGLRSMQDDATSDSWGGQNVFDVYTKSEGTGLDGTKYKEW, from the coding sequence ATGAGCGAAGCGTGGTTGAGATGGACCCAAAAGAGGTGCGTACGAGACGGCGAGCGCGGCTCGGAACGTGGCTTGACGCTGGTTGAATTGATTGTCACGGTCGCGATCCTGGCGATCGTCGCGTCTGCTGCGGTTCCGGTGACCCGCTTTGAGGTCAAGCGGGCAAAAGAGCGGGAACTCCGCTACGACCTGTGGCAGATGCGGGACGCGATCGACAAGTATAAGGACGCCGCCGATAAAGGCGCTTTTCAGACCAAGGTCGACAGCCAGAATTATCCCCCCGACATGGAAACGCTGGTTACCGGCGTCGATGTGCAGGGCAAGAAGCTGAAGTTCCTGCGGCGCATTCCGGTTGATCCGATGACGGGAAAAGCGGAGTGGGGATTGCGATCGATGCAGGACGACGCGACCAGCGATTCCTGGGGCGGTCAGAACGTCTTCGACGTGTACACGAAATCGGAAGGCACTGGGCTCGACGGCACCAAATACAAGGAATGGTAA
- a CDS encoding type II secretion system protein — MRVRLKRQDSGFTLVELMIVMLIIGVLAAIAIPSYISSLKNAKEAVLKEDLHVLRQAIDAYTNDKEKAPQSLDDLVTAGYLKSIPMDPMTHSNTTWVTATDDSVQSLDQTDGGVNDVHSGSSETGSDGQAYSTW; from the coding sequence ATGAGGGTTCGGCTAAAACGGCAGGACAGCGGCTTCACGCTTGTCGAGCTGATGATCGTGATGCTGATTATCGGGGTGCTTGCTGCGATCGCAATCCCGAGTTACATCTCCTCGCTGAAGAATGCCAAAGAGGCGGTACTCAAAGAGGATTTGCATGTACTGCGTCAGGCGATCGACGCCTACACCAACGACAAAGAGAAGGCCCCCCAGTCGCTCGATGACTTGGTGACGGCAGGATATCTCAAGTCCATTCCCATGGATCCGATGACCCACAGCAACACCACCTGGGTGACCGCGACCGACGATTCAGTACAGAGCCTTGATCAAACAGATGGTGGCGTGAACGACGTCCATAGCGGATCATCTGAAACCGGAAGCGACGGACAGGCGTACTCAACCTGGTGA
- the yihA gene encoding ribosome biogenesis GTP-binding protein YihA/YsxC — MRVYPKFLLSALAPEQFPQPSAPEVAFLGRSNVGKSSMINALLGSDEARVSQTPGRTRAINFFAIADSPTRQQPRWIFADLPGYGYAKISKSISAEWPSFIDPYLTNRETLALCICLVDSNIPVQRSDAQLIEFLTSVGRPFLVVGTKADRLSGNARVKAEKTLREGLGIERMLLCSAETGRGINEVWAEINAVKA, encoded by the coding sequence ATGCGTGTCTATCCCAAATTCCTGCTCTCGGCTCTCGCACCGGAGCAATTTCCTCAGCCCTCCGCCCCGGAGGTCGCTTTTCTGGGCCGCTCGAACGTCGGGAAATCCAGCATGATCAATGCCCTGCTCGGCTCCGATGAGGCGCGGGTCTCGCAAACTCCAGGGCGTACCCGGGCGATTAACTTTTTCGCAATCGCTGACAGTCCCACCCGCCAGCAGCCTCGCTGGATCTTCGCCGATCTTCCCGGTTACGGATACGCAAAAATTTCCAAGTCTATCTCCGCTGAATGGCCCAGCTTCATCGATCCCTATCTGACCAACCGCGAAACCCTCGCCCTCTGCATCTGCCTGGTTGACAGCAACATTCCCGTGCAGCGCAGCGATGCTCAGTTGATCGAATTCCTTACAAGCGTAGGCAGGCCTTTTCTGGTCGTTGGGACCAAGGCAGACCGGCTCTCCGGGAACGCCCGGGTGAAGGCCGAGAAGACGCTTCGTGAAGGTTTGGGAATCGAGCGGATGCTGCTCTGTTCGGCCGAGACAGGTCGTGGCATAAACGAGGTGTGGGCCGAAATCAATGCCGTGAAAGCCTAG
- a CDS encoding SIR2 family NAD-dependent protein deacylase — MTPIQISTEDRVFVLTGAGISAESGLATFRDSDGLWSGHRVEDVATPEAWIADPELVWRFYSQRRRDARLAEPNPAHRALAALESAIGDRFFLCTQNVDDLHERAGSVRMIHMHGQLFESRCEDECGRPVFSDEKHYDSLATIGRCACGARIRPHIVWFGEVPLEMETIQREIERCTVLLVVGTSGVVYPAASFVHWANQRNRVGRQQVRTVYVGPEAPANAAAFTQVVLGKAGDVLPGLFEFS; from the coding sequence ATGACACCCATCCAAATCTCGACAGAAGATCGTGTCTTCGTGCTGACCGGCGCGGGCATCAGCGCAGAGAGCGGCCTGGCCACTTTTCGGGATAGCGATGGTCTTTGGAGCGGGCATCGGGTGGAGGACGTGGCTACTCCCGAAGCGTGGATCGCCGATCCCGAATTGGTATGGCGTTTCTATTCTCAGCGGCGCCGGGATGCGCGGCTGGCCGAGCCAAACCCCGCGCATCGGGCCCTCGCCGCCTTGGAATCTGCTATAGGCGATCGCTTTTTTCTCTGTACTCAGAACGTCGACGACCTCCACGAACGCGCCGGTTCGGTGCGCATGATTCACATGCATGGCCAGCTCTTTGAGTCGCGCTGCGAGGATGAGTGCGGCAGGCCAGTCTTCTCCGATGAGAAACACTATGATTCCCTCGCGACCATCGGTCGCTGCGCATGCGGTGCGCGAATTCGACCGCATATCGTCTGGTTTGGCGAGGTTCCTCTTGAGATGGAGACCATTCAGCGGGAGATCGAGCGCTGTACGGTCTTGCTGGTGGTAGGGACTTCGGGGGTAGTGTACCCGGCCGCCAGCTTTGTGCATTGGGCGAACCAACGGAATCGAGTGGGCCGCCAGCAGGTGCGCACCGTCTATGTGGGTCCTGAAGCTCCAGCGAACGCAGCCGCCTTCACTCAAGTTGTTCTGGGGAAGGCGGGAGACGTGCTGCCGGGCTTGTTCGAGTTCAGCTAG
- a CDS encoding 4Fe-4S dicluster domain-containing protein: MATPATATTQTNPRRPKRGTYRPRPETLALLKTSGNAINGVGETTPRQASPFFWHPPDMHPFGELQAYARQNFRKCPGSDEAFKAAYDFPELVPVSETRNLASPEELTAQATAFALAHEADAVGMTPMDPLYVVAGYTIEEPWVIVLELAHNYERLKEVPSDETNSVGMIDIADQYARGMRSSYALANWIRSQGYYAKPYPGSGAAALLHIPPAIDAGLGELGKHGSLISRQFGSGLRLAAVTTHMPLVATGPDRFGADEFCKTCQVCTRACPPAAIADEKQMVRGQDRWYVDFDKCIPYFTEASSCGICIAECPWTRPDARPKLLATMARRLEASQSFEEEAVETTR; this comes from the coding sequence ATGGCTACACCTGCAACCGCTACGACCCAAACCAATCCCAGGCGACCCAAGCGGGGCACCTACCGCCCCAGGCCCGAAACGCTCGCCCTGCTGAAGACCTCCGGCAACGCTATCAACGGAGTGGGCGAGACAACCCCGCGCCAGGCTTCCCCCTTCTTCTGGCATCCGCCCGACATGCACCCCTTCGGCGAACTGCAAGCTTATGCGCGGCAAAATTTTCGCAAATGCCCCGGCTCCGACGAAGCGTTCAAGGCCGCTTATGACTTTCCGGAACTTGTCCCCGTGAGCGAAACACGCAACCTAGCATCGCCCGAAGAACTTACCGCACAGGCCACCGCCTTCGCTCTTGCCCATGAGGCGGACGCCGTCGGCATGACCCCGATGGATCCTCTCTATGTCGTCGCGGGCTACACGATCGAGGAGCCGTGGGTCATCGTGCTGGAGCTCGCCCACAACTACGAGCGCCTGAAGGAGGTCCCCTCCGACGAGACCAACTCAGTCGGCATGATCGACATCGCGGACCAGTATGCTCGCGGCATGCGCTCTTCCTACGCGCTCGCCAACTGGATTCGTTCGCAGGGCTACTACGCGAAACCATATCCCGGCTCCGGCGCTGCTGCGCTGCTCCATATTCCGCCAGCCATCGACGCCGGCCTGGGCGAGCTCGGCAAGCACGGCTCGCTGATCAGCCGCCAATTTGGCTCGGGATTGCGCCTCGCCGCGGTCACGACGCACATGCCGCTCGTCGCCACTGGTCCCGACCGGTTCGGCGCCGACGAATTCTGCAAGACCTGCCAGGTCTGCACTCGCGCCTGCCCGCCAGCCGCGATAGCTGATGAAAAGCAGATGGTCCGCGGCCAGGACCGCTGGTATGTCGACTTCGACAAGTGCATCCCGTATTTCACCGAAGCCTCCTCCTGCGGCATCTGCATTGCCGAATGTCCGTGGACCCGCCCCGACGCCCGCCCCAAGCTGTTAGCCACTATGGCGCGCCGACTCGAGGCTTCGCAGTCTTTCGAAGAGGAAGCTGTCGAGACGACGCGCTAG
- the ispG gene encoding flavodoxin-dependent (E)-4-hydroxy-3-methylbut-2-enyl-diphosphate synthase, producing the protein MPEIYRRKTVTTTIGRIRVGSDAPVVVQSMTNTDTADIPGTIQQVAALAAAGSELVRVTVNNDEAAMAVPAIVDGLAKLGIDVPIIGDFHYNGHLLLKKYPECARALAKYRINPGNVSIGRKDDDNFRTMIECAVENQKPVRIGVNWGSLDQALLTRMMDENSRLAEPLDARDVMMEAMVVSALDSAAAAERYGLRHDQIILSAKVSGVRDLIDVYGVLASRCDYPLHLGLTEAGMGMKGIVASAAGLAPLLLQGIGDTIRVSLTPKPGGDRSEEVQTAQQILQSLSIRSFTPQVTACPGCGRTTSTFFQELAQQIQGYLRDTMPQWRERYAGVEELKVAVMGCIVNGPGESKHANIGISLPGTAEEPKAPVYIDGRLAVTLRGETIIPDFKRILNEYVDHRYGHSPAEQQLVEVS; encoded by the coding sequence ATGCCGGAAATTTATCGCAGGAAGACGGTGACCACGACGATCGGCCGCATCCGAGTCGGTTCGGATGCGCCGGTCGTCGTCCAGTCCATGACCAACACAGACACCGCCGACATCCCAGGCACCATCCAGCAGGTAGCGGCGCTGGCGGCGGCTGGTTCGGAGCTGGTTCGGGTGACGGTGAATAACGATGAGGCGGCGATGGCCGTGCCTGCCATCGTCGATGGATTGGCGAAGCTCGGTATCGATGTCCCGATCATCGGCGACTTCCATTACAACGGGCATCTGCTGTTGAAGAAGTATCCCGAATGCGCACGGGCCTTGGCGAAGTACCGCATCAATCCCGGCAACGTCTCGATTGGACGCAAGGACGACGACAATTTCCGCACCATGATCGAATGCGCGGTCGAGAACCAGAAGCCGGTGAGGATTGGCGTCAACTGGGGTTCGCTCGACCAGGCGCTGCTGACCAGGATGATGGATGAGAACTCCCGTCTCGCAGAGCCGCTCGATGCCCGCGACGTGATGATGGAGGCGATGGTGGTCAGCGCGCTCGACTCAGCTGCCGCCGCCGAGCGCTATGGCTTGCGCCACGACCAGATAATTCTGAGTGCGAAGGTGAGCGGAGTTCGCGACCTGATCGACGTCTACGGTGTCCTGGCATCGCGCTGCGATTATCCGCTGCATCTGGGCCTGACCGAAGCAGGCATGGGCATGAAGGGAATCGTCGCGTCCGCAGCTGGGTTGGCTCCGCTGTTATTGCAGGGGATTGGCGACACCATTCGAGTTTCATTGACGCCGAAGCCGGGCGGCGATCGTTCCGAAGAGGTCCAGACGGCCCAACAGATCCTGCAATCGCTCTCTATCCGCAGTTTCACCCCTCAGGTGACTGCTTGCCCAGGTTGCGGGCGGACGACCAGCACCTTTTTCCAGGAGCTGGCACAGCAGATTCAGGGCTACTTGCGCGATACGATGCCGCAGTGGCGAGAGCGCTACGCCGGTGTCGAGGAGCTCAAAGTCGCGGTTATGGGCTGCATCGTCAACGGGCCCGGTGAATCGAAGCACGCCAACATCGGCATTTCTCTACCTGGCACAGCGGAAGAGCCAAAGGCTCCCGTCTACATCGATGGCCGGTTGGCGGTCACCTTGCGAGGCGAGACGATCATTCCGGACTTCAAGAGAATCCTGAATGAGTATGTGGACCATCGTTACGGGCATTCACCCGCTGAACAGCAGTTGGTTGAAGTGAGTTAA
- the pqqE gene encoding pyrroloquinoline quinone biosynthesis protein PqqE yields MSNLDSNPPSFKPFSLIAEVTHRCPLHCLYCSNPLEMQRTEKELATEDWVRVFQQAARLGVLHLHLTGGEPLARKDLPDLIVAARQAGLYVNMITSGVGLTEERLALLVQSGLEHLQLSFQDIDEASANHIAGTRAHALKLALVPVLKRFPLAFTVNLVVHRMNLDRLESFITLAEELNPDRLEIAHVQYYGWALKNRSLLMPTQEQVDRSIPIVEAARQRLKGKIHLEAVFPDYYASFPKACVGGWGRQMMLIDPAGQAMPCHAAAVIPGLHFDNVREHDLAWIWSSSSAFNRFRGDAWMPETCLSCARKEKDFGGCRCQAYLLTGDAEAIDPVCGYSPQHRLLQHLRSSAPEVLPIWRQ; encoded by the coding sequence ATGTCAAATCTCGATTCAAATCCGCCGTCCTTCAAGCCCTTCTCGCTGATCGCTGAAGTCACCCACCGCTGTCCGTTGCACTGCCTCTACTGCTCTAACCCGCTTGAGATGCAGCGAACCGAAAAAGAACTCGCGACCGAAGACTGGGTTCGCGTCTTTCAACAAGCTGCCCGGCTCGGCGTCCTTCATCTGCACCTCACCGGTGGAGAGCCACTCGCTCGCAAAGATCTTCCAGATTTGATTGTCGCTGCCCGCCAGGCGGGCCTTTACGTCAACATGATCACCTCCGGCGTCGGGCTGACGGAAGAGCGGCTCGCCCTTCTGGTCCAATCCGGGCTCGAACATTTGCAGCTTAGCTTTCAAGATATTGACGAAGCCTCCGCCAACCATATCGCCGGAACTCGCGCACATGCTCTCAAGTTGGCCCTGGTTCCCGTGCTCAAACGCTTTCCCCTGGCGTTCACAGTTAATTTAGTCGTCCATCGCATGAATCTTGACCGGCTGGAAAGCTTCATTACTCTCGCCGAAGAGCTGAATCCAGACCGATTGGAGATCGCCCACGTCCAGTACTACGGATGGGCGCTCAAGAATCGTAGCTTGCTGATGCCGACCCAGGAGCAGGTGGATCGCTCCATCCCCATCGTCGAGGCGGCCCGGCAGCGCCTCAAAGGCAAGATCCATTTGGAAGCCGTTTTTCCCGACTACTACGCCAGCTTCCCCAAGGCCTGCGTAGGTGGTTGGGGACGGCAAATGATGCTCATCGACCCGGCCGGCCAGGCAATGCCCTGTCATGCCGCTGCGGTGATTCCCGGCCTTCATTTTGACAACGTTCGCGAACACGATCTTGCCTGGATATGGAGCTCCTCCTCAGCATTCAATCGCTTCCGAGGTGACGCGTGGATGCCGGAGACCTGCCTGTCGTGCGCGAGGAAAGAGAAGGACTTTGGAGGCTGCCGTTGTCAGGCATACCTGCTTACGGGCGATGCCGAGGCAATCGATCCGGTTTGCGGCTACAGCCCGCAGCACAGATTGCTGCAGCATCTGAGAAGTTCGGCTCCCGAAGTCCTCCCCATCTGGAGACAGTAG
- the pqqD gene encoding pyrroloquinoline quinone biosynthesis peptide chaperone PqqD, with protein sequence MDLNSTPRFAPGCRLHGTEPVLLVPEGTLNLAGPARDVLVYLDGRRNIAAIVAELLKQYTGAPQEQMTEDVLSLLNRMEQRGVIRASGE encoded by the coding sequence ATGGACTTGAATTCCACACCACGATTTGCCCCTGGCTGCCGCCTCCATGGAACTGAACCGGTCTTGCTCGTACCCGAAGGAACGCTCAACCTGGCAGGCCCAGCTCGAGACGTTCTCGTCTATCTTGACGGTCGGCGAAATATCGCGGCAATCGTCGCGGAGCTCCTCAAGCAATATACCGGCGCGCCTCAGGAACAAATGACTGAGGACGTCCTCAGCCTCCTCAACCGCATGGAGCAACGTGGCGTCATTCGAGCGTCCGGTGAATAA
- the pqqC gene encoding pyrroloquinoline-quinone synthase PqqC, whose protein sequence is MATELAVALTTEDDLLSRQELRARLLAVGEARYHHRHPFHVRMHQGELTRGQLQAWALNRYYYQSRIPIKDALLLAKSDDPAFRRTWRKRILDHDGDQDGYGGVEKWIQLAEATGLDRSSVISYRGILPGVIFAVDAYLALVRDSSLLVAVASSLTELFSRDLISLRMDKMRLHYPYLIPGLAYFEGRLTQAPEDAAFALDYVSTHARTAAEQQQVIRALERKCEILWAQLDAIDYAYVEPGYIPPGCFVPGESSSAASKTR, encoded by the coding sequence ATGGCAACTGAATTAGCTGTCGCACTCACGACTGAAGACGACCTGCTTTCGCGCCAGGAACTACGTGCGCGCCTCCTGGCAGTCGGCGAGGCCCGGTACCACCACCGTCATCCGTTTCATGTACGAATGCATCAAGGTGAGCTGACTCGAGGACAGCTGCAGGCTTGGGCGCTCAACCGCTATTACTATCAAAGCCGCATTCCCATCAAAGATGCGCTGCTGCTGGCGAAAAGCGACGATCCTGCGTTTCGCCGCACCTGGCGCAAACGCATTCTCGATCATGACGGCGATCAGGACGGCTACGGCGGAGTTGAAAAGTGGATTCAACTCGCCGAAGCCACTGGTCTAGACCGAAGTTCGGTAATTTCCTATCGCGGCATCCTTCCCGGCGTCATCTTTGCGGTCGACGCTTACCTCGCGCTGGTTCGCGACAGTTCTCTGCTGGTTGCCGTGGCTTCCTCGCTGACGGAACTCTTTTCCCGCGACCTCATCTCTCTGCGCATGGACAAGATGAGGCTCCACTATCCCTATCTGATTCCCGGCCTGGCCTACTTCGAAGGACGCCTCACTCAGGCTCCCGAGGACGCCGCCTTCGCGCTCGATTACGTCTCCACCCATGCCAGGACCGCGGCGGAACAGCAGCAAGTCATCCGTGCCCTCGAGCGCAAATGCGAGATCCTCTGGGCACAGCTGGACGCCATCGATTACGCCTACGTGGAGCCCGGGTATATTCCTCCCGGCTGTTTCGTGCCCGGAGAGTCATCTTCGGCTGCCTCAAAGACGAGATAA
- the pqqB gene encoding pyrroloquinoline quinone biosynthesis protein PqqB translates to MLKFKLLGTAAGGGFPQWNCACSLCQLSRTQPQLTAPRMQLQASFSGDGENWFLINACPDLRYQIEANPELQPSAALGKRNTPLHGILLTSADLDQVLGVLLLREFQPLTIYATSLVRKVLEANTFFRMLDRVPQQLTWVEISPDHPLLLDHEITCRAIPLSGSLPFYARDVNPAQDGQASLGLLLEASGLRIAYTPSLPKITEELLAIYSTSDVILVDGTFWSDAELSSTHAGTPSARSIGHIPMSGDDGIIALLSQIKKPKKVFVHINNTNPVLDPRSAEYNQVIQAGWEIGHDGWQLN, encoded by the coding sequence TTGCTGAAATTCAAGCTGCTGGGGACAGCTGCCGGTGGTGGCTTCCCCCAGTGGAACTGCGCCTGTTCTCTTTGCCAACTGTCCCGGACCCAGCCTCAACTGACCGCCCCAAGAATGCAACTGCAAGCCAGCTTTTCGGGTGATGGCGAGAATTGGTTCCTGATCAACGCTTGCCCCGACCTCAGATACCAAATCGAAGCCAACCCCGAACTCCAGCCATCAGCCGCTCTGGGCAAACGAAACACGCCGCTGCATGGGATCTTGCTCACCAGCGCCGACCTAGACCAGGTGCTCGGCGTCCTTCTTCTCCGCGAATTTCAGCCGCTCACCATCTATGCCACTTCCCTCGTGCGGAAGGTGCTGGAAGCGAACACTTTCTTTCGGATGCTGGATCGAGTTCCCCAACAACTGACCTGGGTCGAGATCTCCCCCGATCACCCGCTTCTGCTCGATCACGAGATCACCTGTCGAGCGATCCCGCTTTCTGGATCTTTGCCGTTTTATGCGCGCGACGTGAATCCAGCGCAGGACGGTCAGGCCAGCCTCGGGCTGCTCTTGGAAGCGAGTGGGCTTCGCATCGCCTACACGCCCTCACTGCCGAAGATCACCGAAGAACTCCTCGCAATCTATTCCACCAGCGATGTAATTCTGGTCGACGGGACTTTCTGGAGCGATGCTGAGTTGAGTAGCACCCACGCAGGCACCCCTTCGGCGCGGAGCATCGGACACATCCCAATGAGCGGGGATGACGGCATCATCGCTCTCCTTTCCCAAATCAAGAAGCCCAAGAAAGTCTTCGTTCACATTAACAACACCAATCCCGTTCTCGACCCGCGTAGCGCAGAATACAACCAGGTCATCCAGGCCGGTTGGGAGATAGGACATGACGGATGGCAACTGAATTAG
- the pqqA gene encoding pyrroloquinoline quinone precursor peptide PqqA: METKVWTRPDFEEVTLGCEINCYAPAEV, encoded by the coding sequence ATGGAAACGAAAGTCTGGACACGCCCTGATTTTGAAGAAGTGACCCTCGGCTGCGAGATCAACTGCTACGCCCCCGCGGAAGTCTAA
- a CDS encoding SGNH/GDSL hydrolase family protein — protein sequence MKHVVLLALTMGLFVTGATAATPPYTMLYVFGDSYSDTGAGYVDGNGPTAVAYLAECLHIPFTYFGDADSKGKGLNFAVSGARTGFGEGQHFEHGELLGRGMRNQVDDFAGLVKSGRIHFDPRETMFFFAGGLNDRSLPAGATSLNLKAEIATLYALGARRFMVALLPTKIPAFATTGIRFNPQLARIPADLQARFSDIQIENSDWGSFFDEVMQNPGKYGITDTTTPCAGRALKNEDPTPCTSPSSHFYFHEGHPSTAVHKAVGEMLCREASRRAQSR from the coding sequence ATGAAGCATGTCGTGCTGCTGGCTCTAACTATGGGGCTCTTCGTAACCGGCGCAACCGCGGCAACTCCTCCGTACACCATGCTCTACGTCTTCGGCGACAGCTATTCCGACACCGGAGCCGGCTACGTCGACGGCAATGGTCCAACCGCGGTAGCCTACCTTGCAGAGTGCCTTCATATCCCTTTTACCTACTTCGGCGATGCGGATAGCAAAGGCAAGGGCCTCAATTTCGCCGTAAGCGGCGCCAGAACGGGCTTTGGAGAGGGTCAGCACTTTGAGCATGGTGAACTGCTCGGCCGCGGCATGCGCAATCAAGTGGACGATTTTGCAGGTCTCGTGAAAAGCGGCCGGATCCACTTCGATCCCAGGGAGACCATGTTCTTCTTCGCGGGCGGTTTGAACGACCGTTCTCTCCCGGCGGGCGCCACGTCCTTAAACCTGAAGGCCGAGATCGCAACCCTCTATGCGCTCGGCGCTCGCCGCTTCATGGTTGCTCTCCTGCCGACCAAAATACCCGCATTCGCAACCACTGGTATTCGCTTCAATCCTCAACTCGCCAGGATTCCGGCTGATCTGCAGGCCAGATTTTCGGACATTCAGATCGAGAATAGCGACTGGGGTTCGTTCTTCGACGAAGTCATGCAAAATCCCGGCAAATACGGCATCACCGACACCACCACCCCGTGCGCCGGCCGCGCCTTGAAGAATGAGGATCCGACTCCCTGCACGTCACCCTCGAGCCACTTTTATTTTCACGAGGGTCACCCATCAACGGCCGTGCACAAGGCAGTCGGCGAAATGCTTTGCCGCGAGGCGTCGCGCCGGGCGCAATCGCGTTGA
- a CDS encoding response regulator, with protein MSNEIVFGPPGSSSQVAPPAIGQSTDDLSPGVDRLIRVLLLDDDAESLLLRSTILRKHGYLTESASTIQEASELLDQIDIAVLDYHLGAGQFGTEVASVLRRRRPEVPIIILSATLERRFGGVEDMHLLKGYSSVDDLLAALRSFEAKLRGKPVVVDARDFFYSRINMAMGEDVVLEVLSGEGDWLYVNEACARLLERPREWFPGRNLFIEFPEISADWRDILKTVVTTKETYIDRTYRGLLNLPRKGEEWVWNVLAFPMTLHDNQPGVVLTARILERKA; from the coding sequence ATGTCGAACGAGATAGTCTTTGGGCCGCCAGGAAGCTCGAGCCAGGTCGCGCCGCCAGCAATCGGGCAATCGACTGACGATCTTTCCCCAGGCGTCGATCGGCTGATTCGAGTTTTGTTGCTCGACGACGATGCAGAGAGCTTGTTGCTGCGATCCACAATCTTGCGCAAACACGGATACCTTACCGAGTCCGCCAGCACCATCCAGGAGGCCAGCGAGCTCCTCGACCAGATTGACATTGCAGTGCTCGACTATCATCTGGGCGCCGGTCAATTTGGCACAGAAGTCGCTTCCGTTCTCCGTCGCCGACGACCCGAAGTGCCGATCATCATCCTTTCCGCGACGCTCGAACGCCGCTTCGGCGGCGTTGAAGACATGCATCTGCTTAAAGGCTATAGTTCGGTGGACGATCTCCTGGCTGCGTTGCGCTCCTTTGAGGCAAAGTTGCGCGGCAAACCCGTAGTCGTCGATGCCCGCGATTTTTTCTATTCCAGAATTAACATGGCTATGGGCGAGGACGTGGTACTCGAAGTGCTCAGCGGTGAGGGTGACTGGCTGTACGTCAATGAAGCCTGCGCTCGCCTTCTGGAGCGTCCCCGCGAATGGTTCCCCGGCCGGAATCTGTTCATCGAGTTCCCGGAAATCTCTGCCGATTGGCGCGATATCCTCAAGACTGTGGTCACTACCAAAGAAACCTACATTGATCGTACCTATCGGGGGCTGCTCAACCTGCCCCGAAAAGGTGAGGAGTGGGTGTGGAATGTTCTTGCCTTCCCGATGACCCTGCATGACAACCAGCCAGGTGTGGTGCTGACCGCGCGGATTCTTGAACGCAAAGCTTGA